GAGCCGACCAGACTTCGCTCGCCACCGATCGCGAAGAACGCGCCGCCGACCAGGGCCACGCCGAACGCGCCGCCGATCTGCTGCACCGTCTTGAGGATGCCGCTCGCCGCGCCGGCATGGCCACGCTCGACTCGCGACACAGCGATCGGCGCGATCGGTGCCGACACCATGCCCATGCCGACGCCCGCGACGAGCACCAGCGGCAACAGCGTCCAGAGGCCGTGCGTAGCGCTTGCGATCCAGCCGAGCGTGCCGCCGTAGAACAGCGCAAGCAGGCCCGCGCCGCCGACGATCAGCCACTTGCCCGCGCGTCGTGCGTAGGTGCGCCCGAGCACCGCCATACCGAACATCACGCCCGCGCTGAACGGCACGTGGATCAATCCGGCCTGAAGCGGCGTGAACCCCGACAGTTTCTGGAGCGTATAGGCGAACAGGAACAGAAAGCCGGTGTTGGCGGCGGAAAAGGCCAATGCGATGCCGAGGCCCCCTCGAAACACCGCGTTCGACAGCAGCGCCGGATCGAACACCACCGGCGCGCCGCGCGCCGCGCGCCGCTTGAGCAGCCGCCACATGAAGACGAGCAGAGCCAAGCCGCCGAGCAGCAGCAGCGCGCTCCTCGCGCCGAAGGCGGCGTGTTCGCTTTGGACGAGCGGAAAGAACAAAGCCGCCAGCGCCACGCCGAACAGCGCCGTGCCGATCAGGTCGATTCGCACGCGATGCTCCGCACGGTGGCGCGGCAGCAGCCACCAGCCGGCGACAAGCGCGAGCACGCCGACCGGCCCGTTGATGAGGAACACGGTGCGCCAGCCCAGTCCGCCGATGTTCGCCGCGATCAATACCCCGCCAAGGATCGGCCCCGAGATCGCGGCGAGCCCGCCGATCACCCCGAACCATGCGAGCCGCGAAATCCGCTCGACCGGCGTGTACAGCAGCTGGATCATCGTCAGCACCTGCGGCGCCATGATCGCGCCCGCCGCCCCCTGCGCCACCCGCGCGGCGATCAGCGCGTCCGCGCTTCCCGCCGCGCCGCACGCGAGCGAGGCGAGGGTGAAGCCGGCGACGCCGAGCAGGAACATCGCCCGCCCGCCGAACAGGTCACCCAAGCGCCCGCCGAGGATCAGCAGCACCGAGAAAGCGAGCGCATAGCCCGCCACGATCCATTGCGCCGCCGCGCCATCGCCGCCGAAATCGCGCTGAATCGCGGGGAGCGCGGTGTTGACGATCGTCAGATCGACGATTTCGAGCACCAACCCGATCACGAGCGTGAAGAACGCGAGGCTCTTCTGCCGCGGCGTCATCGCCGCGGGGTCGATCGCGCTCAAATCTTTCCTTCTTTCAGCATCGTCACCGCCGCATCGGCCGCGCGCGCGGTGAGCGCCATATAGGTGAGCGACGGGTTCTGACACGCCGAGCTGCTCATCTGCGCGCCATCGGTGACGAACAGGTTGGCGATCTGATGCGCCTGACTCCAGCGGTTGAGCACCGAGGTCGCCGGGTCCCAACCCATCCGCGCGCCGCCCATCTCGTGAATCGCGGTGCCGCCAGGGCCGGGGCGGTCGAAGCCCATCAGCACCTGACCGCCCGCGGCGGTGAGCATCTCGGACGCTTCGGCCTTGGCCTGCGCCAGCGCCGCGAGTTCTTCCTTGCCGAACGCGAAGGCGACGTTGAGCTGCGGGATGCCGTGCGCGTCGGTCTTGACGCGATCGAGAGTCAGCCGGTTGGTCGCGCGCGGCACGCAATCGGCGAAGCCGACCAGCACCATCCGCCACGGCCCGACGTCGCGCATCCGAGCTTTATAGTCTTCGCCGATGCCGGCTTCGCGCTTGGCGCGAGTCCACGTGCTTTGCAGCGCGCCCCCCTGGAACGAGAAGCCGCGCGTGTGGCCAATGCCGTCCATCACATCCATGTTGCGGTAGCGCGGTACGATCACACCGGTCGGGCGGTTTCCGAAGCTGGTGTGGCCTTCGAACCCCGGCATCAGCGCCGCCGCCGATAATGTGTTGGCATGGTCCATGATGTGCGTGCCGAGCACGCCGCTGCCATTGGCGAGTCCGTGCGGCATCGCCTCGCTGGTCGAGTTGAGCAGCAGATGGTTCGAGTTGAACGATCCTGCGTTGAGGAACACGATTCGCGCGGTCGCTTGCTTGCGCGTGTTGTCGATGGTGTCGAACCAGCGCACGCCGGTGACGCGCTGGGTTGCCGGATCGTATTCGATCTTCTCGACGA
This genomic stretch from Sphingomonas panacis harbors:
- a CDS encoding GMC oxidoreductase, with the protein product MNTPEFDAIVVGSGITGGWAAKELTEAGLRVLMIERGRKIEHQVDYETETKAPWDMPFRGLGDAELYREEYPVQALNRHFTEFTQGHFVNDGENPYSTAPGSDFTWFRSYQLGGRSLTWGRQSYRWSDYDFGANKRDGHGTDWPIRYADLAPWYDKVEEFIGVSGAAEGLKQLPDGKFQPPMALNAVEQHVRGVLAERYPGRVLTIGRTANLTEAKPDQGRGACHSRSICARGCSYGAYFSTQSSTLPAAKKTGRLTLITDAIVEKIEYDPATQRVTGVRWFDTIDNTRKQATARIVFLNAGSFNSNHLLLNSTSEAMPHGLANGSGVLGTHIMDHANTLSAAALMPGFEGHTSFGNRPTGVIVPRYRNMDVMDGIGHTRGFSFQGGALQSTWTRAKREAGIGEDYKARMRDVGPWRMVLVGFADCVPRATNRLTLDRVKTDAHGIPQLNVAFAFGKEELAALAQAKAEASEMLTAAGGQVLMGFDRPGPGGTAIHEMGGARMGWDPATSVLNRWSQAHQIANLFVTDGAQMSSSACQNPSLTYMALTARAADAAVTMLKEGKI
- a CDS encoding MFS transporter, with the protein product MSAIDPAAMTPRQKSLAFFTLVIGLVLEIVDLTIVNTALPAIQRDFGGDGAAAQWIVAGYALAFSVLLILGGRLGDLFGGRAMFLLGVAGFTLASLACGAAGSADALIAARVAQGAAGAIMAPQVLTMIQLLYTPVERISRLAWFGVIGGLAAISGPILGGVLIAANIGGLGWRTVFLINGPVGVLALVAGWWLLPRHRAEHRVRIDLIGTALFGVALAALFFPLVQSEHAAFGARSALLLLGGLALLVFMWRLLKRRAARGAPVVFDPALLSNAVFRGGLGIALAFSAANTGFLFLFAYTLQKLSGFTPLQAGLIHVPFSAGVMFGMAVLGRTYARRAGKWLIVGGAGLLALFYGGTLGWIASATHGLWTLLPLVLVAGVGMGMVSAPIAPIAVSRVERGHAGAASGILKTVQQIGGAFGVALVGGAFFAIGGERSLVGSIVVIEVLLLACALCAATLPRAIFEPA